Sequence from the Aquimarina sp. Aq107 genome:
CGAAACACTTTACAAGTATGTACTTGCGAATGATATTTCGTTGAAACACACAATAGAAGAAATCGAGTTTTCTGACGATTACTCTCAAGCTATTGTCATAGGCAATTACGAAACGAAAGGAGATAATTTTTATGACATTGGCACATATTTGTTTGTACTGAAACGTAAAAATAATACTTGGACAATCACCGTCGATATGTTCAATAGTGATAAACCAACAAAAGAGAAATAAGTTCAAGAAAGCAACGTGATTTTTGAAATTGGAAGCAGAGAATCATTTCGTCAAATTATTCAATAGAATCAAAATATAGACCATGGAAAGTAAACATATCATTATCGTAGGAGTAGGTCCTGGAATCAGCATGTCGGTCGCCAAAAAATTTGGAAAAGAAGGCTTCTCCATTTCACTAATATCTCGGTCTGCGGACAAATTGGTTGGTTATAGCCAGGAATTGTTTGCGCTTGGAATCAGAAATTCTGTATATGAAGCGAACAGCACTAACGATAAAATGCTGGAACACCAGATAAACATGGCCACTATTCAACACGGAGCACCAAAAATGGTACTGTACAATGCAGTTAAAGCCTCATCAGGCAATGCATTGGAATACGACATGGAAGCGTTTCAAAAAGATTTTGATGTGAACGTGCTGGGTGCCCTCAGAGTAGCCAAAATAGCATTAAAGAACATGGAGACCAATGGAGGGGGTAAAATTTTATTTACAGGAGGAGGTTTCGCCCATTATCCTGATAGTTCTTATGCTTCCTTAAGTATTGGAAAAGCAGCTTTGTTGACCTTGGTCAAGATACTTTCCCAGGAGGTGCATTCCAAAAACATTCAGATTGGCACCCTTACCATTATGGGATATGTGCAAGAAGGAACCTTCTATGATGCAGAAAATATTGCGGAGGCTTACTGGAACCTTTTCCATAAAAATTCAGAAGAATGGGAAGTAGAAACGCTTTATCATGAGAATTAGAAGAAATAGAGTCTTCTAACGATTACTCCCAAGTTG
This genomic interval carries:
- a CDS encoding SDR family NAD(P)-dependent oxidoreductase translates to MESKHIIIVGVGPGISMSVAKKFGKEGFSISLISRSADKLVGYSQELFALGIRNSVYEANSTNDKMLEHQINMATIQHGAPKMVLYNAVKASSGNALEYDMEAFQKDFDVNVLGALRVAKIALKNMETNGGGKILFTGGGFAHYPDSSYASLSIGKAALLTLVKILSQEVHSKNIQIGTLTIMGYVQEGTFYDAENIAEAYWNLFHKNSEEWEVETLYHEN
- a CDS encoding nuclear transport factor 2 family protein gives rise to the protein MFLVLMSLQVAGQDKPRTELTHLTNEISELNNIFNEAFVKKNIEELLSRYDKGLILLPPNAPKSIGTEGIETLYKYVLANDISLKHTIEEIEFSDDYSQAIVIGNYETKGDNFYDIGTYLFVLKRKNNTWTITVDMFNSDKPTKEK